The genomic segment GCTTTCCCATTTGTTCCCGATGGGTCTCCTCTGGTAGCATCAACTCTAGCTGCCAAAGTCGACTTTGCCGCCAAGATCCTGCCGGCGCGACTCTTAAGCGCCGGAGGCGTGCTTTGGAAAATCTCCGTCTGCTCCAGATAACCCACACGTGACTGCGACGTTGCACTAGAGAACCCGGCAAGGTTCTTCCTCTTGTGGCCAAGAACCTGAACATTACAGGCAGGCATTTTAGCAAGCGCTGACAAACCTCCAGCGGTCCCCATCAGCTTGGCTGCAACAGCACTCCCAACAATGGCGGAGAGATTCGGCGCGATAGACCCCATCTTGCTTTCAACAAAGTCAAGAACCTTCTTCCTAGCGGAATCAAGATCTAAAGCTCGATCACAAGCCTCTAGAGTCTTCTCCAGGACATCCTCTGGGAGTGGGCTCCCTTTAGTGGTCAAGGCAGTGACAGAAACAACCATGATGATAGCAGAGGGAAGAAGGCCTTCAAGATTGACGAGTGTTAGATCCGTCTCGTTGCCTATTTTCTTGACAACGCGGGCGTAATCAATAGGGTGGTTCACCAGAGACTCAAGCTCTTGAAACTTGAGTCTGTACTTGTCACGGATGAAGTTGTGGACTATGGCAATCTCGTTCTCAATGTCGACTGAGAGCTGGTTGCAATCCACGATTAGCTTGTATTCAGGATCATCTTCTAGTACAGTTCCTTTCTCCGCTCCATCAGATTCCTTTCCAAGAGCCTCTTTCACTTTCTGAAATGCAaaatgagaaataaaaaatcatacatATAACAATAGCCAAAGAAGTTTCAAAGAAGTTAACAATTAAATCTTTGAAACCATAGGACATGTCACATATAACTAACTAACCTGCATAATGTCAAGATATCTCTGAGATTTCTGGAGCTTAGAAACGGAATCGAGATCATCGTAGTTAAGGGTTTCTAAGTCAGCCATGTCCATGTCGATATCTTCATCATCCTTTTTTGCATCATCACCATCAGACTCCTCCTGAATTTAGATAAGCGCTCCTCTAATTAAATATTACGACTAAAGTAGTAATCCAAGACATAAGAAATCAAAGGCAAGAAAAGCCTCACCAGTTCTGCTTCATTGTCAGATAACTCGTCGAGGTCTGCGAGGAAAGAGTCTTCAAGAGTTGCCTTCAAAAAAACAGATCAAAGTTTGTGTTCACACACTCATGTAAGAACGACATATAGAAATGAGAGAACAAAACCAATATGTAACATCTCGGACACCCTAAAACTGAAATTGAACAATCGACAATATAAACCAAATCAATAAAGAAAAACTATATCTATATCAGACGAAGACTCGTGATTTTGAGGATAATTGATAAAACAACTAGAAACAATGATGAGAAGAGAGTTAGTGAAGCGCTTACCATATCTTCCACTCGGAACGAAAACGCTCAGCAACCCTATTTTCTGTGCCCAGAGATTCGAGAAGAAACTGAAGAACACTTTTTTCTCTTGCTCCGTTCGAAAGCGATTGAAGGCATATAACGAAATCGTGTCTCAATCATTTACTTGGGCCTTAATTAGATGGGCCTTTATAGCCCATATATTAATCAATTTTGTATAATGTTAAAATCTTGATACCAAGAGTTGAGTAAACCAAGATGGACATTACAAAATTTGACAAGTATTGTCATATGATCATATATTAGGCCCGTGGATTGGACGGTTCTTATCTTGATACCAAGAGTTGAGTAGACCAAGATGGACATTACAAAAATTTGATTAAGTCGTGTATAAATCGATTCTTATcggatcagtttttttttgtctggatCTATTCAGATCGGTTTTTTGGGGTAAAAAAATTTAGACCCATAAAACACTTGTAAAATTTTGGTTCTGTTTTGAGTCTGATAATTTCAGGAcggtttcggtttggattttCGAGTTCAAATTAAAATGCCAAACCCTACTTTAcgtatcaattttttttatatcttgtCATGTGAATATACAATGGGTTAATTAACCGGTGATCAATTAAATAAAGAGAAACACTACAATTTTTAACAGTCCTAAGAAATTTTACCATAAgaagtttttcttttacagTTCTTTCATTCCAGAGTGAATTAGAAAAAAGTATTCCTCATTAAATTTGATAGAATCACCATTCTTCATCATTCCTACAATTTCTTTTTATCCGTTCttcttatttttgttctttgtgttcATGTGATTCTACCGGTTAGACCTTATATCAAAGTTACAAGGTACAACCGTACAACCATTGTTTAAAATTGTCAACGtcatgatgatttttttttgagcaaaggTCAATTAAAGCATTTCCAACATTttattgtcatattttttttttctaattttcttataactcttattttcttttgctttttagaTATTGGTAAAAACTACTTACtgcatgattaaaaatattacgtAAACAAAATAGGTCAATTGAAAATGGACTAAATCAGTTATCCATATGTTGGAATATGTTTTACTTCATGTGATAGTAATAGTTTAGGGAACAAAAAGACCAATCTgatgatttatttttgtgtttatgtggtgttgttatttttgtttactctcaaaataaaatttattttcattttaaattaaacatatatattatatttcatatatatacataaaacaaCGGCCATGCGAAGCACGAGAGAAAATACTAGTTGAATATAAAAGCTCAAACCTAACTCAACTTATCCGGTCATAACTTGTAACCAAAGCAAATTCCACTTTTTGCCAAATAACCAAACCGAAAGCCTAAGCAGATTTGTCGGAAGGATCAAAGATCTGACCAATAAACAAGACTGTTCCAGTTTTGTCTTCTCTAATTAAGAACAAAAATGGATGATCTGCCACAAAATCTATCTTCTTAGGAGGCTCCAAAAACATTGCACATCCAACACCACCTACAAAAGTGACAGCAGCAGCTTCAGCGCCTTCTTCATCAATCTCCACACATGCTTTATGATACAACGCCATTGAACATAATCCCAAGTCTTGGCCGTCTAAGCCATAAGCGATCTTAAACTTAGGGATTCTGAATTCATTAACAGCAACTTTGCGACTTGGAACATGACAATCCAAGAATCCAGAATCAGATGCCATTGCCTTGACAAGATCATCCAATCCATCATTCTTGTCCGGGAGATAAAAGTACATTGAGAAGCTGACACTGGTACTATAACCACCTTGTCCAAAAGGGAAGCTGCGACTGGTACCATcacaaacaaagccttgtagaTAAGGGAAGTTGTGATTGGTAGCATCAACTCCTCGATAAGGAAAACTGAAATTTGTCTCATCCCCATCACAGCCCTGTCGATAAGGTATCCTGCGGACCTTGAAACCATCATAAGCCTTTATGTATTGGTCCTTGTAGCTTCTCATGAATGGCACGGACACTGAGGCTCCACTGAGAAGGTGGAACTCTTTCTCTTTTGTGTAAGACTTGTCGAATGGAACTTCCCATTGTCCTTTGAAGTACAATGCGTTTCCATAAACATAGGTGG from the Raphanus sativus cultivar WK10039 unplaced genomic scaffold, ASM80110v3 Scaffold0950, whole genome shotgun sequence genome contains:
- the LOC108813361 gene encoding U4/U6 small nuclear ribonucleoprotein Prp31 homolog, whose product is MATLEDSFLADLDELSDNEAELEESDGDDAKKDDEDIDMDMADLETLNYDDLDSVSKLQKSQRYLDIMQKVKEALGKESDGAEKGTVLEDDPEYKLIVDCNQLSVDIENEIAIVHNFIRDKYRLKFQELESLVNHPIDYARVVKKIGNETDLTLVNLEGLLPSAIIMVVSVTALTTKGSPLPEDVLEKTLEACDRALDLDSARKKVLDFVESKMGSIAPNLSAIVGSAVAAKLMGTAGGLSALAKMPACNVQVLGHKRKNLAGFSSATSQSRVGYLEQTEIFQSTPPALKSRAGRILAAKSTLAARVDATRGDPSGTNGKALREEIRKKIEKWQEPPPARQPKPLPVPDSEPKKRRGGRRLRKMKERYAVTDMRKLANRMAFGTPEESSLGDGLGEGYGMLGQAGSNRLRISSVPSKLKINPTIAKKLKERNYASGATTSGLTSSLAFTPVQGIELCNPQQALGLGSGTQSTYFSESGTFSKLKK